A genome region from Coffea arabica cultivar ET-39 chromosome 7e, Coffea Arabica ET-39 HiFi, whole genome shotgun sequence includes the following:
- the LOC140011482 gene encoding protein EXPRESSION OF TERPENOIDS 1-like: MAGFFSLGGGGSSRGGSSSNQESSSHNNTTTNNQQHQPTEINPENWFLYKGDEYKGFEIWHPQPQHQYHQPHNQPEHHHFRHHNPSLQDFYPSAGGGLDFGPSSSHRGGGGGLNISSDEPSRSAFVMMRSSGGGISCQDCGNQAKKDCAHMRCRTCCKSRGFQCSTHVKSTWVPAAKRRERQQQLASLQQQEQTQENQNQQQQQLQLHHGHSHRGENSKRQKENRASSSLVCTRLPSNSSGFEVGHFPAEVSTSAVFRCVRVSSIDENEDQYAYQTAVNIGGHVFKGILYDQGLESQYMTTESSSGGGSGSTTGVQQLNLITGTAATATSTGTTTVSGGGGGGGGAAAGSPFLDPSMYPAPLNSYMAGTQFFPPPRS, encoded by the exons ATGGCTGGCTTTTTTTCGCTAGGTGGTGGTGGAAGCAGTAGAGGAGGAAGCAGCAGCAACCAAGAAAGCAGCAGTCATAACAATACCACCACCAACAACCAACAGCATCAGCCCACCGAAATCAACCCGGAGAATTGGTTCCTCTACAAAGGTGATGAATACAAGGGCTTCGAGATATGGCATCCCCAACCGCAGCACCAATACCACCAGCCGCACAATCAACCAGAACACCATCATTTTCGCCACCACAATCCGTCTCTACAAGATTTTTATCCATCAGCCGGAGGAGGATTAGACTTTGGCCCCAGCAGCAGCCATCGCGGCGGAGGAGGTGGCCTAAACATCTCCTCGGATGAGCCTTCGAGATCGGCGTTTGTAATGATGAGGAGTAGTGGTGGGGGAATTAGCTGTCAGGACTGCGGAAACCAAGCTAAGAAAGATTGTGCACACATGAGATGTAGGACTTGTTGCAAGAGCCGCGGGTTTCAGTGCTCAACCCATGTCAAAAGCACTTGGGTTCCAGCTGCCAAAAGAAGGGAAAGGCAGCAGCAACTTGCTTCTTTGCAGCAGCAAGAACAAACTCAAGAAAACCAAAACCAGCAGCAGCAACAATTGCAACTTCATCATGGTCATAGCCATAGAGGGGAGAATTCCAAAAGGCAGAAAGAGAATCGAGCTTCTTCTTCACTCGTCTGTACTCGCTTACCCTCCAATTCTTCAG GGTTCGAAGTGGGACATTTTCCGGCAGAAGTAAGCACTTCGGCGGTTTTTCGGTGCGTACGAGTGAGCTCCATTGATGAAAATGAGGATCAGTACGCGTATCAGACGGCTGTAAACATTGGAGGACATGTTTTCAAGGGAATTTTGTATGATCAAGGCCTCGAGAGTCAGTACATGACTACTGAGAGTTCGTCTGGTGGCGGAAGCGGCAGCACTACGGGAGTACAACAGCTTAATCTCATTACTGGTACAGCTGCCACTGCAACCTCCACCGGTACGACAACCGTCagtggtggaggaggaggaggaggaggagcagcTGCGGGTTCGCCATTTCTTGACCCGTCAATGTATCCAGCTCCACTGAATTCTTACATGGCTGGTACGCAATTCTTCCCACCTCCAAGGTCCTGA